A single Xylella taiwanensis DNA region contains:
- a CDS encoding SIMPL domain-containing protein, which produces MRIALLPLLIAMSLFTGLAISAHAHTSSNCNLPSDGTLLSISTEGESKRTPDIATLSASVFTQAPSSSTAMGQNAERMSRVMAGIKTAGIADKDVQTNSVSLYPQYVYQEKLGQKLTGYQASNTINIKVRDLAKLGKVIDVLTANGISQLNGPNFEIDQIESAYDEARFSALQKAQAQAKSYADRLGLKVRRVIDLSENRSGGTRPVRMMVARAMNMKADIDTPISPGENSVNVSLNMTFELGK; this is translated from the coding sequence ATGCGTATTGCATTACTACCACTGCTGATTGCCATGTCCCTGTTCACGGGATTGGCCATCAGCGCCCATGCTCACACCTCTTCCAACTGCAACCTGCCCAGCGACGGCACCTTGCTGAGCATTTCCACAGAGGGAGAGAGCAAGCGCACTCCAGACATCGCCACTCTATCGGCAAGCGTGTTCACCCAAGCCCCCAGCAGCAGCACCGCAATGGGCCAGAACGCCGAACGAATGAGCCGTGTGATGGCCGGCATTAAGACCGCTGGCATCGCCGATAAGGATGTACAAACCAACAGCGTTTCGCTTTACCCGCAATATGTGTATCAAGAAAAGCTTGGTCAAAAACTCACCGGCTACCAAGCCAGCAATACCATCAACATCAAGGTGCGCGATCTTGCCAAGCTCGGTAAGGTCATAGACGTTTTGACAGCTAACGGCATCAGCCAGCTCAATGGCCCTAACTTCGAGATCGACCAGATTGAGTCGGCCTACGACGAAGCACGCTTCTCCGCGTTACAGAAAGCCCAAGCCCAAGCCAAATCCTATGCAGACCGTCTGGGTCTTAAGGTACGTCGGGTCATTGATCTCTCCGAGAACCGCAGCGGCGGCACACGCCCAGTGAGGATGATGGTCGCCCGCGCTATGAACATGAAGGCCGATATAGATACCCCGATCTCGCCGGGTGAGAACAGTGTAAACGTCTCACTCAATATGACCTTTGAATTAGGGAAGTAG
- the tldD gene encoding metalloprotease TldD, with product MKNTALSVAESQLLLPSGLDGGQIDSIFGTLLGPGVDFGDLYFQHARRESWSIEDGIVKDGNHSIEQGVGVRAIAGEKTGFAYSDDIHREALLEAAYAARAISRSPGNGVQGTHALLRSQERALCLYPALDPVGEMDNAEKIAVMRRIDQLLRAADPRVTQVMVNLSGGVDVVLVARSDGVLAADVRPLVRLNVQVIVEDHGRRESGYAGGGGRYGYAELFADGRPDAFAREALRQALVNLEAIPAPAGVMPVVLGAGWPGVLLHEAVGHGLEGDFNRKGTSVYAGRIGERVASPGVTIVDDGTLDGRRGSLNIDDEGTPTQCTTLIEDGVLVGYMQDTLNARLMGVASTGNGRRESFAHLTMPRMTNTYMRPGAHSREEMIRSVKKGLYAVNFGGGQVDITSGKYVFSATEAYLIEDGRVTAPIKGATLIGNGPETMQRVRMIGDDLALDAGVGICGKEGQSIPVGVGQPSLLIDALTVGGTQA from the coding sequence ATGAAAAATACCGCACTCTCTGTAGCTGAATCCCAGCTGTTGCTGCCTTCCGGTTTGGATGGCGGCCAAATTGATTCTATTTTCGGAACCTTACTCGGACCGGGCGTCGATTTTGGTGACCTGTATTTTCAGCACGCCCGACGTGAGAGTTGGAGTATAGAGGATGGTATTGTCAAGGATGGAAATCACTCGATTGAGCAGGGTGTAGGTGTGCGTGCCATTGCCGGTGAGAAGACGGGCTTTGCTTATTCCGATGACATCCACCGCGAAGCGTTGCTTGAGGCGGCATATGCAGCGCGTGCGATTTCGCGTTCACCTGGGAACGGAGTGCAAGGGACACATGCGTTGTTGCGCAGTCAGGAACGGGCGCTGTGCTTGTACCCGGCCTTGGATCCGGTAGGTGAGATGGATAACGCTGAGAAGATTGCGGTGATGCGGCGTATCGATCAGTTATTGCGTGCTGCTGATCCGCGTGTGACCCAGGTGATGGTGAATTTGTCTGGTGGTGTCGATGTGGTGTTGGTGGCGCGCAGTGATGGTGTGCTTGCTGCCGATGTGCGTCCGTTGGTGCGATTGAACGTGCAGGTGATCGTTGAAGATCATGGTCGCCGTGAATCCGGTTATGCCGGTGGTGGTGGGCGTTATGGGTATGCTGAATTGTTCGCCGATGGCCGCCCGGACGCGTTTGCACGGGAGGCGCTTCGTCAAGCGTTGGTCAATCTTGAGGCGATCCCTGCTCCCGCTGGTGTCATGCCGGTTGTGCTCGGTGCTGGCTGGCCTGGTGTGTTGTTGCACGAGGCGGTTGGTCATGGTCTGGAGGGCGATTTCAACCGTAAGGGCACCAGTGTTTATGCTGGTCGTATTGGTGAGCGCGTCGCTTCGCCTGGGGTAACGATCGTTGACGATGGTACCTTGGATGGCCGTCGTGGTTCCCTCAACATTGACGACGAAGGCACGCCCACCCAATGCACCACATTGATTGAAGATGGCGTGTTGGTCGGCTACATGCAGGACACATTGAATGCTCGGTTGATGGGTGTGGCATCGACGGGCAATGGTCGCCGTGAATCGTTTGCGCACTTGACGATGCCACGCATGACTAATACCTATATGCGTCCTGGTGCACATAGCCGCGAGGAGATGATCCGTTCGGTCAAGAAGGGCCTCTATGCAGTCAATTTCGGTGGTGGTCAAGTCGACATTACCAGCGGTAAATACGTGTTTTCGGCGACAGAAGCCTATCTGATTGAGGATGGCCGGGTGACTGCCCCGATCAAGGGGGCCACGCTGATTGGCAACGGTCCTGAGACGATGCAGCGGGTCCGCATGATTGGCGATGACTTGGCTTTGGATGCGGGGGTGGGTATCTGTGGCAAAGAGGGACAGAGTATCCCTGTCGGTGTTGGCCAACCCTCGTTACTGATTGATGCATTAACCGTGGGTGGGACCCAGGCATGA
- the rng gene encoding ribonuclease G, translated as MSEEILVNVTSSETRVAVIENGLLQELHIERDGCRGVVGNIYKGRVQRVMPGMQAAFLDVGLERTAFLHVNDVIRAAPAAPSVIDTEETTLPPPSSVIPIVELLRDGQDVIVQVLKEPIGTKGARLTTHISIPSRYLVLLPHSKVVGVSVRIEDEAERARLKSVVTDLAVQYGCYGYIVRTNAEGQPADVLAEDLAYLSRVWSVVERRGRELPSCSLLYEDLSLSLRSVRDLIRKDVEKIKVDSKEAFGQLQGFVAKYMPVLAEKLELYVGDHPIFDLYGVEEEIRRALDRQIPLKSGGYLVIEQTEAMTTVDVNTGSFVGQCTLEETVFRTNLEAAQVLARQLRLRNLGGIIVIDFIDMEDLEHRRQVLRVLEKALLRDHAKTTVYDFSPLGLVEMTRKRTVESLQRQLSETCPECGGRGTIKTAETVTYEIFREITRAVSQFDAVRLLVIAAPKVVSRMTDEESAAVAELEGGLGKAICFQADPQYLQEQYDVVLL; from the coding sequence ATGTCAGAGGAGATACTGGTTAACGTGACTTCCAGTGAGACTCGTGTGGCAGTCATCGAAAATGGCCTGCTGCAGGAACTGCACATCGAGCGCGATGGATGCCGTGGCGTGGTTGGGAATATCTATAAAGGCAGAGTGCAGCGGGTCATGCCCGGGATGCAGGCGGCCTTCCTTGATGTGGGACTGGAACGCACCGCGTTTCTGCATGTTAACGATGTGATACGGGCGGCGCCTGCTGCTCCCAGTGTGATTGATACCGAGGAAACCACGCTACCACCGCCTTCATCCGTGATACCGATTGTTGAGTTGCTGCGCGATGGACAGGACGTGATCGTGCAGGTGCTGAAGGAGCCGATAGGTACGAAGGGTGCGCGTCTGACTACTCACATCAGCATTCCTTCGCGCTATTTAGTATTGCTGCCGCACTCTAAGGTGGTCGGGGTTTCAGTTCGGATCGAGGACGAAGCCGAGCGTGCACGGTTGAAATCAGTCGTTACTGATCTGGCGGTTCAGTATGGTTGCTACGGTTATATCGTCCGTACCAATGCCGAAGGCCAGCCGGCCGATGTGCTTGCCGAGGACCTCGCCTATTTGTCGCGAGTCTGGAGTGTGGTGGAGCGACGTGGGCGTGAATTGCCTTCGTGCAGCCTCCTCTATGAGGACCTGAGTCTTTCGTTACGTTCGGTACGTGATCTGATCCGTAAAGATGTGGAGAAGATCAAGGTGGACTCGAAGGAAGCTTTCGGCCAGTTGCAGGGATTCGTGGCGAAATATATGCCGGTGCTTGCAGAGAAACTGGAATTGTATGTTGGCGACCATCCGATCTTCGATCTTTACGGTGTTGAGGAAGAGATCAGACGTGCTTTGGATAGGCAAATCCCGCTCAAATCCGGAGGCTACCTGGTGATCGAGCAAACCGAGGCGATGACCACGGTGGATGTAAATACTGGTTCGTTTGTCGGTCAGTGCACGCTTGAAGAAACGGTGTTCCGTACTAATCTGGAGGCGGCGCAGGTGTTGGCGCGTCAACTGCGGCTGCGTAACCTGGGAGGGATTATCGTCATCGATTTTATCGACATGGAAGACCTGGAACACCGCCGCCAAGTGTTGCGTGTGTTGGAGAAAGCATTGCTGCGTGACCATGCCAAGACCACAGTGTACGATTTTTCACCACTGGGTTTGGTTGAGATGACGCGTAAGCGTACGGTCGAGAGCCTGCAGCGGCAGTTGTCTGAAACGTGCCCGGAATGCGGGGGACGTGGCACGATAAAAACGGCTGAGACGGTGACCTACGAAATATTCCGTGAGATCACCCGAGCAGTGTCCCAATTCGATGCAGTGCGGTTGTTGGTGATTGCTGCACCCAAGGTGGTGTCCAGGATGACGGATGAGGAGTCCGCCGCAGTTGCTGAGCTGGAGGGGGGGCTTGGTAAGGCGATTTGCTTTCAGGCTGATCCACAGTATTTGCAGGAACAGTATGACGTGGTGCTGTTGTGA
- the metF gene encoding methylenetetrahydrofolate reductase [NAD(P)H], whose protein sequence is MIPISFEFYPPKNDDQRSQLDRTANRLHAFAPEYVSCTFGAGGSTLRYTSETVRHLSQHHGFDAAPHLSCMGGSRQEIRELLKLYRAIGCQRIVALRGDLPSGMGHPGDFRYAADLIAFIRGEHGNHFHLEVGAYPETHPQANNALSDLKYFKAKVDAGANAAITQYFYNPDAYFHFVDAVQRLGVNIPIVAGVMPISNFDQLRRFSEQCGAEIPRWITKKMQAYSDDTKSVRAFGADIVTALCERLIAGGAPALHFYTLNLAKPSTQVLQRLGY, encoded by the coding sequence ATGATTCCCATCAGCTTCGAGTTTTATCCACCCAAAAACGACGATCAACGCTCGCAGTTGGACAGGACCGCAAATCGGCTGCACGCATTCGCGCCAGAATACGTTTCCTGCACCTTCGGCGCCGGTGGTTCCACACTCCGTTACACCTCAGAAACCGTGCGTCATCTCAGTCAACACCATGGCTTCGACGCGGCACCGCACCTGTCCTGTATGGGCGGCAGCCGCCAGGAAATCCGCGAACTTCTCAAGCTGTACCGCGCCATTGGCTGCCAACGCATCGTGGCGCTACGTGGTGATCTCCCCTCGGGCATGGGCCACCCAGGCGACTTCCGCTACGCAGCCGACCTGATTGCCTTCATCCGTGGCGAGCACGGCAATCACTTCCACCTGGAGGTCGGCGCATACCCGGAAACCCATCCGCAAGCCAACAACGCACTGAGCGACCTTAAATACTTCAAAGCCAAAGTAGACGCCGGTGCCAATGCAGCCATCACACAGTATTTTTATAACCCAGACGCCTATTTCCACTTCGTCGATGCAGTACAGCGGCTGGGCGTCAACATCCCCATTGTTGCTGGGGTCATGCCAATCTCAAACTTTGACCAATTGCGCCGCTTCTCCGAACAGTGCGGCGCCGAGATCCCCCGCTGGATTACAAAAAAGATGCAGGCTTACAGCGACGACACCAAATCGGTACGCGCATTCGGCGCCGACATCGTCACCGCATTATGTGAGCGACTGATCGCTGGCGGCGCACCAGCATTGCACTTCTACACGCTCAACTTAGCCAAACCAAGCACCCAAGTCCTACAACGCTTAGGCTATTGA
- a CDS encoding YhdP family protein → MRPIFPRLLLSRMSALLSFPRVFRYAAYACVGVFVAVALAVGIFSQLLPLVERHPQQVADWLSARTGQPVRFDALSTCWTQRGPLLRLQGVRIGPQGKVGIGEAEVLVAMYTGLLPGRSLIELRLRGVALTVHRDAAGRWSVYGLPSDVGGDPLDVLRRLGELQVIGGRLSVDAPSFGLSTTLSRINLRVRVVGERLRAGVHGWLDSVRAPVTGVLDFNRVSGDGAAYIEALPTELASWSPLLTGVMGGISIRDGDGHVQVWTQLHRHQVERVTVQAHLQRIRFEGMHLAGQTMVPSVFWPQLQALARWQRQGDGWRIVVPRLRMGESKRLQRLDGLVIEGGSFYTLSAPGVLDAGTVLAVLALGDWLAPDLRTWLQRARPQLSVAGLHVRSQADGRLWVAGRFDRLGFLPVDNAPGLSGVRGTLEADAQGGVLTPDPSASVRLDWPSGFGGSHEIHLTGRIVGWRQGDGWKVATPALRVQAADYGADVRGGLWFEGHGTLPRISMAMQLDDVAVPVAKRFWVRSKMSHELIGWLNSALVDGLASGGFAIIEGELQDWPFKNHNGYFEAAGRIHNGVMRFQREWPALEKLDADVAFTSTGFSLHGRSELAGVPAIQCEAGIEDFERGDLYVRARVQSDATQLLGLLRRSPLHRHYADTLDNVSAAGPANVSFDMQLPLRHKENADYGHLGGEVMLGNVRFTERRWNLTFENVRGPVRYSSSGFSTEGLHVLHQGLEGRLSLRAGDAVDDPAQVFQARLSAAVNVKSLLHHAPQMDWLRPYVYGTSQWRIGLDLAKSVAEAHKVAGHLTLDSDLVGTGFNLPAPLDKGSGRLLPTHVDVALPMEQGDIALTLDKLAAARVRNRGSGIGVRVVMGGDSVREAPPEHGLVLIGRSASLDAIDWIRLVRGGSAASSDLPLRLIDLQIDRLLLLGGVFPNTRLQLRPVHQAVAVTVNGSALSGQLNIPESNDGTVTGTLGVLHWQAAQAPWMKGPGAVQRPMADVDPASIPSLAFEVDDVKFGQTKFGRMELRTRRLPEAMQLDQLQMNSPNQRLSMVGTWRGKGEAASTRLSLRVDSRDLGELAQTIGYGAQLRGGEGGIELNAGWNGSPIGFHLPSLSGDLKVAARNGQLLELKPGAGRVLGLLSVTQLPRRLMLDFRDFFSKGLAFNRLDGEVHFGDGQARTDGLKIEGPAVNIAIRGQADLAAQTFDQIVDVNPKSGNLLTVVGAVAGGPVGAAVGAAANMVLSKPLGAIGAKTYHVSGPWNDPKVEVLNRESRQHDKPSVSK, encoded by the coding sequence ATGCGGCCGATTTTTCCAAGATTACTGTTGTCTAGGATGTCTGCTCTGTTGAGCTTTCCCCGTGTGTTCCGTTATGCGGCGTACGCTTGCGTTGGTGTATTTGTCGCAGTGGCGCTGGCGGTGGGAATATTCAGCCAGCTCCTGCCACTCGTCGAACGTCATCCACAGCAAGTGGCAGACTGGCTCAGTGCACGTACCGGTCAACCTGTGCGCTTCGATGCGCTGAGTACATGCTGGACTCAGCGCGGTCCATTGCTGCGTTTGCAGGGAGTGCGTATCGGTCCACAGGGGAAGGTGGGGATTGGGGAAGCGGAGGTGCTGGTGGCGATGTATACCGGATTGCTTCCAGGGCGTTCGCTGATCGAATTGCGTCTGCGTGGGGTGGCGCTGACTGTACATCGCGATGCTGCTGGGCGCTGGTCGGTCTATGGGTTGCCTAGCGACGTCGGCGGCGATCCGCTGGATGTATTGCGACGGCTTGGTGAGTTACAGGTGATTGGGGGTCGGCTCAGTGTCGATGCCCCATCGTTCGGATTGAGTACGACGTTGTCGCGGATCAACCTGCGTGTGCGTGTGGTCGGAGAGCGGCTACGCGCTGGTGTTCATGGTTGGTTGGATTCAGTGCGTGCGCCGGTCACAGGGGTGCTCGATTTCAATCGTGTCAGTGGGGATGGCGCTGCTTATATTGAGGCGCTGCCGACCGAGTTGGCGTCTTGGTCTCCATTGCTTACTGGTGTGATGGGAGGTATCAGCATCCGTGATGGCGATGGCCATGTGCAAGTCTGGACGCAGTTGCATCGCCACCAGGTCGAGCGGGTGACGGTGCAAGCGCATCTACAACGGATCCGATTCGAGGGTATGCATCTTGCTGGACAGACAATGGTGCCGAGTGTGTTTTGGCCGCAGCTACAGGCGCTTGCACGCTGGCAACGTCAGGGTGACGGCTGGCGCATTGTGGTGCCTCGGTTGCGGATGGGTGAATCGAAACGGCTACAGAGATTGGATGGATTGGTGATCGAGGGTGGTTCGTTTTATACGCTCAGTGCACCAGGTGTTTTGGATGCTGGAACAGTACTAGCGGTGCTGGCGCTCGGCGATTGGCTTGCGCCGGATCTGCGCACGTGGTTACAGCGTGCACGGCCACAGCTAAGTGTTGCTGGATTACACGTGCGGAGCCAGGCTGATGGCCGGCTATGGGTGGCTGGCCGCTTTGACCGGCTTGGTTTCCTGCCTGTGGACAATGCGCCTGGTCTGAGTGGAGTCCGTGGTACGTTGGAGGCCGATGCACAGGGGGGAGTGTTGACTCCGGATCCGTCTGCGTCCGTGCGTCTTGATTGGCCTTCCGGGTTTGGAGGCAGCCATGAAATCCACTTGACTGGGCGGATTGTCGGTTGGCGTCAAGGTGATGGTTGGAAAGTTGCAACGCCAGCGTTGCGAGTGCAGGCGGCCGATTACGGGGCAGATGTGCGTGGTGGGTTGTGGTTCGAAGGCCATGGCACCTTGCCGCGTATCTCAATGGCCATGCAGCTGGACGATGTCGCGGTGCCGGTGGCCAAGCGCTTCTGGGTTCGTTCCAAGATGAGCCATGAGCTGATTGGTTGGCTTAATAGTGCTCTGGTGGATGGCTTGGCCAGTGGTGGCTTTGCCATCATTGAGGGCGAATTGCAGGACTGGCCGTTTAAGAACCACAACGGTTATTTTGAGGCGGCTGGCCGTATTCATAATGGGGTGATGCGATTTCAGCGTGAGTGGCCCGCATTGGAAAAGCTCGATGCTGACGTCGCCTTTACCAGTACTGGTTTCTCGCTGCATGGAAGAAGCGAACTTGCTGGTGTGCCGGCCATCCAGTGCGAGGCAGGTATTGAGGATTTTGAGAGGGGCGATCTCTATGTACGCGCCCGCGTCCAGAGCGATGCCACCCAGCTGCTGGGGCTGTTGCGGCGCAGTCCGTTGCATCGACACTATGCTGATACTTTGGACAATGTCAGTGCCGCCGGCCCAGCGAATGTCAGTTTCGATATGCAGCTACCTTTGCGCCATAAGGAAAATGCCGACTATGGCCATTTGGGCGGTGAGGTGATGCTGGGCAATGTGCGTTTTACCGAACGGCGTTGGAACCTCACTTTTGAGAATGTGCGTGGCCCGGTGCGCTACAGCAGCAGTGGTTTCAGCACTGAGGGCTTGCATGTCCTGCATCAGGGATTGGAGGGGCGCTTAAGTTTGCGTGCGGGCGATGCGGTCGATGATCCAGCACAGGTATTCCAGGCGCGGCTGTCGGCAGCGGTCAACGTCAAGTCTCTGCTGCATCATGCCCCGCAGATGGATTGGTTGCGGCCTTATGTATATGGCACTTCGCAGTGGCGGATCGGTCTAGATCTGGCCAAGAGTGTGGCTGAGGCACACAAGGTTGCTGGTCACTTAACGCTGGATTCGGACCTGGTTGGTACTGGGTTCAACTTGCCGGCACCGTTGGACAAAGGGAGCGGCAGACTGTTGCCTACTCATGTTGATGTTGCTTTACCAATGGAGCAGGGCGATATTGCTTTGACATTGGATAAATTGGCTGCGGCGCGCGTGCGCAATCGTGGGAGTGGCATCGGTGTGCGTGTGGTCATGGGAGGTGACAGTGTGCGCGAAGCACCGCCCGAGCATGGCTTGGTTCTCATTGGACGTAGCGCTTCGCTGGATGCGATCGACTGGATCCGATTAGTGCGTGGTGGGTCTGCGGCTTCCTCTGATTTGCCGTTGCGACTGATTGACCTGCAGATCGATCGTCTGTTGCTATTGGGTGGGGTATTTCCGAATACTCGATTGCAGCTGCGTCCTGTGCATCAGGCAGTAGCGGTGACGGTGAATGGGTCGGCACTGTCTGGTCAACTGAACATTCCCGAGTCAAATGACGGTACTGTCACTGGCACTTTAGGTGTACTGCACTGGCAGGCTGCGCAGGCTCCGTGGATGAAGGGACCTGGAGCGGTGCAGCGTCCGATGGCTGATGTCGATCCAGCTTCGATCCCATCCTTGGCGTTCGAGGTGGACGATGTGAAGTTCGGCCAGACCAAGTTCGGGCGTATGGAGCTACGTACCCGGCGTCTGCCTGAGGCGATGCAGTTAGATCAATTGCAGATGAATTCCCCGAATCAGCGGCTATCGATGGTCGGCACTTGGCGGGGCAAGGGGGAGGCCGCTAGCACCCGGCTGTCGCTGCGGGTAGACAGCCGTGATCTTGGAGAGTTGGCACAAACGATCGGTTACGGAGCGCAATTGCGTGGTGGTGAGGGGGGTATTGAGCTTAATGCTGGTTGGAATGGATCACCGATTGGCTTCCACTTGCCTTCACTGAGCGGTGATTTGAAAGTGGCTGCGCGTAATGGTCAGTTACTGGAGCTCAAGCCTGGGGCTGGTCGGGTCCTTGGATTACTCAGCGTGACTCAGCTGCCACGGCGGCTGATGCTCGACTTCCGCGATTTCTTTTCTAAGGGGCTGGCGTTTAATCGGCTCGACGGTGAAGTGCACTTTGGCGATGGGCAGGCGCGCACAGATGGACTCAAGATCGAGGGCCCAGCAGTGAATATTGCGATCCGTGGTCAGGCCGATTTGGCTGCGCAGACGTTCGATCAGATCGTGGATGTGAATCCCAAAAGTGGCAACCTGTTAACCGTGGTCGGTGCGGTGGCTGGAGGTCCGGTTGGCGCGGCGGTTGGTGCGGCAGCCAACATGGTACTTAGCAAGCCATTAGGTGCGATCGGTGCCAAGACCTACCATGTGAGCGGGCCGTGGAATGATCCAAAAGTCGAGGTGCTCAACCGGGAGTCGCGTCAGCATGACAAGCCGTCTGTTAGTAAGTAG
- a CDS encoding Maf-like protein: MLYLASRSLCRQQLLQRLDVPFQILDLHIPEVRGPDECPEDYVRRVAQQKAQAGLARLGDALAPKVLGADTEVVLDGRVFGKPADFAEATAMLVALSGRTHQVMTAVALVTPGGVSAQVLVVSEVSFASLSQIQIVRYVDSGEPMGKAGAYAIQGRGECFVSHLVGSYSGVMGLPLQQTAQLLATFEDI, from the coding sequence ATGCTCTATCTTGCCTCCCGCTCGCTTTGTCGTCAGCAATTACTGCAACGTCTGGACGTTCCTTTCCAAATCCTTGATCTGCACATTCCTGAGGTGCGTGGGCCGGACGAATGTCCCGAGGATTATGTGCGCCGGGTAGCACAACAAAAGGCGCAGGCGGGTTTGGCAAGGCTGGGGGATGCGTTGGCGCCGAAGGTGTTGGGTGCGGATACCGAAGTCGTGCTTGATGGCCGTGTCTTCGGCAAACCGGCCGATTTTGCTGAAGCAACCGCGATGTTGGTGGCTTTATCCGGGCGTACTCATCAGGTGATGACAGCGGTAGCGCTGGTGACACCTGGAGGTGTGTCGGCGCAGGTGTTGGTCGTTTCGGAAGTGAGCTTTGCGTCGTTGAGTCAAATACAGATCGTGCGTTACGTGGACAGTGGCGAGCCGATGGGTAAAGCCGGGGCATACGCCATTCAGGGGCGCGGCGAGTGTTTTGTAAGCCATCTGGTCGGTAGTTATTCTGGGGTGATGGGGTTGCCGCTGCAGCAAACCGCGCAATTGCTGGCGACGTTTGAGGATATTTAG
- the yjgA gene encoding ribosome biogenesis factor YjgA, with the protein MRGCNKETGEFLSPSRSQQRRTSLEVLTLAEKLVALTPAQLAKLPIPEALLPHITEAKRITSHIARKRQLAFLAKHMRREDPTTLDAIREQLDASGMHAQREVAILHRIEHWRERLLEEGDSALTELLDEYPQADCARLRQLLRNTKAEQTRNKPPHAFRELYQVLHALIITQSSEDEYRGAQ; encoded by the coding sequence ATGCGTGGATGTAATAAAGAAACCGGCGAATTCCTTAGTCCCAGCCGCAGCCAACAACGCCGCACATCACTGGAGGTACTAACACTCGCCGAGAAGCTGGTAGCACTCACCCCGGCTCAGCTGGCCAAGCTGCCCATCCCCGAGGCACTGCTGCCGCACATCACCGAAGCCAAACGGATCACATCACACATTGCGCGCAAGCGCCAGCTTGCCTTTCTCGCCAAACACATGCGACGTGAAGACCCCACAACACTTGATGCGATCCGCGAGCAACTCGATGCCAGCGGCATGCACGCACAGCGTGAGGTTGCAATCCTGCATCGGATCGAACACTGGCGAGAACGCCTGCTCGAAGAGGGTGACAGCGCGCTCACTGAACTGTTAGACGAATATCCACAGGCAGATTGCGCCAGACTGCGCCAATTACTGCGCAACACCAAAGCCGAACAAACCAGGAACAAACCGCCACACGCATTCCGCGAACTGTACCAAGTACTACACGCGTTGATCATCACCCAAAGCAGCGAAGATGAGTATCGAGGAGCACAATGA